From Psychrobium sp. MM17-31, the proteins below share one genomic window:
- a CDS encoding M56 family metallopeptidase, producing MLQDNPSVILNMLTIAVLTFALANSAVSAVVSLLAQRFLTTEVKSRRTMLWLLAGLPWFASLCVTGCFLYKYYASNPFEQPFQFAHWHHMASFNWLSWHGVTLVIALSLISYVLISKLWQLLKHHRQLALLTQFSQPIEDNLYRLEAPYASAFTSGFINKRCFVTDNLMANTTAQEQAIIIGHEQAHAKNNDPFKKWLFSLLCAFFIPAIGKRLKLHMTLAMEQDADNAVINHQQDSTMVASTLVKIARLNAQQVPICDNDLVASFGAQVLEQRVYFLLGQLTLKPANKVITTLFIGATLLLCLGSIDALHHFIETIFNH from the coding sequence ATGTTGCAAGACAACCCGTCAGTCATTCTCAATATGCTTACCATCGCCGTGTTAACCTTCGCGCTGGCTAACAGTGCTGTGTCAGCAGTGGTTAGCTTATTGGCGCAGCGTTTTCTCACAACTGAAGTCAAATCACGCCGCACCATGCTGTGGTTGCTGGCCGGCCTCCCTTGGTTTGCCAGCCTGTGTGTTACGGGTTGCTTTCTCTATAAATACTACGCTAGCAATCCCTTTGAGCAACCATTCCAGTTTGCTCACTGGCATCACATGGCGAGCTTTAATTGGCTAAGCTGGCACGGCGTAACATTGGTTATTGCTCTTTCATTAATTAGCTATGTGCTAATAAGTAAGCTGTGGCAACTGCTTAAGCACCACCGCCAATTGGCATTACTGACGCAGTTTTCTCAGCCGATTGAAGACAATCTCTATCGTCTCGAAGCGCCTTATGCCAGTGCCTTTACCAGTGGATTTATCAATAAGCGCTGTTTTGTAACAGATAATCTAATGGCTAATACCACGGCGCAAGAGCAGGCGATTATTATTGGCCATGAGCAGGCTCATGCAAAGAATAACGATCCCTTTAAAAAGTGGTTATTTAGCCTACTGTGCGCCTTTTTTATTCCGGCGATTGGTAAACGTTTAAAGCTACACATGACGCTCGCCATGGAGCAAGATGCCGACAACGCAGTCATTAATCATCAGCAAGATTCTACAATGGTTGCCAGTACGCTAGTGAAAATAGCTCGTTTAAACGCGCAACAAGTCCCCATTTGCGATAACGATTTAGTGGCCAGCTTTGGCGCTCAAGTATTAGAGCAACGGGTGTATTTCTTACTGGGACAATTAACACTCAAACCGGCAAATAAAGTCATTACCACTCTATTTATCGGCGCAACATTATTGCTGTGTTTAGGCTCTATCGATGCCTTGCACCATTTTATAGAAACCATTTTTAATCACTAA
- a CDS encoding TolC family protein, protein MLLNKLLSCTRSSTSRCCRFHLHKKPIGNRFKQWPLLSLTALSLLSAPAWSQDITADADLSLNQAISKTLAQHPQLRSYQYAKQVADGRLQQAATTTPYSINARVEDVLGSGEYRGLSGMQTNLSISWLLENDVIDSRIVVAKSQAQLSQFERQLTALDVAADTATHFITLLSQQEQLSLAKLAQRTASDMLTQISRRVAVGQLTAIDELRAKANLSIKALVVEDLTHEIEATKAQLAAQWQGNTEFNVAGNLQVIPTSKQLDGLIKQLKNSPQFLHFAAQRQIMQSQMALAKTTAQPSWKFDVGIKRNEAIDDTGFTAGISIPFGGKNRNQGRIRTLNAQQLQNEAQADAWYRQVSKELLLISHKIRHNSHVIETLSNETIPTLEQASNQAKKAYQIGSLRYSEWNDVQQELITTQGELIEAYTNIALLNIELERLAGVSLSASE, encoded by the coding sequence ATGTTATTAAACAAACTGTTATCTTGCACAAGGTCATCAACTAGCCGTTGCTGTAGATTTCATTTACACAAAAAACCGATTGGCAATAGGTTTAAACAGTGGCCGCTATTATCATTAACGGCCCTTTCACTCCTTAGCGCGCCAGCGTGGAGCCAAGACATTACCGCTGATGCAGACTTAAGCCTCAATCAAGCAATTAGTAAAACCCTGGCGCAGCACCCACAACTGCGCAGCTATCAATATGCCAAGCAAGTTGCCGATGGCCGGTTGCAGCAGGCCGCCACAACTACTCCCTACTCCATTAATGCGCGTGTGGAAGATGTGTTAGGCAGCGGTGAATACCGCGGTTTATCGGGCATGCAAACTAATCTAAGTATTTCATGGCTATTAGAAAATGACGTGATTGATTCGCGTATTGTTGTGGCTAAGAGCCAAGCGCAGCTTAGTCAGTTTGAGCGCCAACTGACCGCGCTTGATGTCGCCGCCGATACCGCGACTCATTTCATCACCCTGCTATCACAGCAAGAACAGCTATCTCTCGCCAAACTAGCCCAACGCACAGCGAGCGATATGCTCACCCAAATTAGTCGCCGCGTAGCCGTTGGACAACTCACCGCAATTGATGAGTTGCGCGCTAAGGCTAATTTATCGATAAAAGCATTGGTGGTAGAAGATCTTACTCATGAAATCGAGGCTACCAAGGCACAGCTGGCAGCGCAGTGGCAAGGCAATACCGAATTTAATGTCGCAGGAAATCTGCAAGTTATTCCAACGAGTAAGCAACTCGATGGATTAATTAAGCAACTAAAAAACAGCCCACAGTTTTTACACTTTGCAGCGCAGCGCCAAATCATGCAATCGCAGATGGCGTTAGCTAAAACGACGGCGCAACCAAGTTGGAAATTCGATGTGGGTATTAAGCGCAACGAAGCTATCGATGACACGGGATTCACGGCAGGCATTAGCATTCCTTTTGGTGGAAAAAACCGTAATCAAGGCAGGATTCGAACGCTCAATGCCCAGCAGCTACAAAACGAAGCGCAAGCCGATGCTTGGTATAGGCAGGTGAGCAAAGAGTTACTGCTAATTAGCCACAAGATCAGACACAACAGCCATGTCATAGAAACGTTATCTAATGAGACTATCCCAACGTTAGAGCAAGCTAGTAATCAAGCGAAGAAAGCTTATCAAATCGGTAGTTTGCGTTATAGCGAATGGAACGATGTCCAGCAGGAGCTTATCACCACACAAGGCGAGCTTATCGAGGCATACACCAATATTGCCTTACTCAATATCGAGTTAGAACGCCTCGCTGGTGTATCGCTTTCCGCCAGCGAATAA
- a CDS encoding biotin/lipoyl-binding protein: MKKNPIISALLLGHIALVGITSSQSVFAGGSHAHQPALTDEVEKGPNNGRMLRDGDLAIELAIFETGVPPEFRIYATNNETAISPSDIDINVKLTRLGDVVDDISFFRENDYLRGDMEIYEPHSFAVTLTATYQGKDYHWHYDNFEGRVTIADDLAKSMDIQTSIIGPKALHQRHQAYGKLVLAPNAIRNISARFAGEVKKLHITQGQWVTKGQKLLTVESNNNLSNYDIKAPMAGYISAQMTGVGEQTGDKTLLTIADTRQLIAEVAVYGEMKKVVPSAPVALTIGDTTVNTNFFDALPQLTDNQAKIYRAYVDNSDGKFSLGQFAKASISLGTFNAVMAVNKDALQAFRDFTVVYTKIGEQYEVRMLELGRESDGWVEILSGINSGDSYVSKNSYIIKADIEKSGASHDH; the protein is encoded by the coding sequence ATGAAAAAGAATCCAATTATTAGCGCCCTACTGCTCGGCCACATCGCCCTCGTTGGTATCACAAGCAGTCAATCCGTCTTTGCTGGCGGCAGTCACGCTCATCAGCCAGCCTTGACTGACGAAGTAGAGAAAGGCCCCAACAACGGCCGTATGCTTCGTGATGGCGACTTAGCCATTGAACTAGCTATCTTTGAGACAGGTGTGCCGCCAGAATTTCGCATCTACGCTACCAATAATGAGACCGCAATATCACCGTCTGATATCGACATCAACGTTAAACTTACTCGTTTAGGCGATGTGGTGGATGATATTAGTTTTTTCCGTGAAAACGATTACTTACGCGGTGATATGGAAATTTACGAACCGCATTCATTCGCCGTGACTCTAACAGCTACTTACCAAGGTAAGGACTATCACTGGCACTACGATAACTTCGAAGGTCGCGTCACCATTGCCGATGATCTTGCCAAAAGCATGGATATTCAAACCAGCATAATAGGTCCCAAGGCACTGCATCAGCGCCATCAAGCTTATGGCAAGTTAGTACTAGCTCCTAATGCTATACGCAATATAAGTGCGCGTTTTGCTGGCGAAGTGAAAAAGCTTCACATCACTCAAGGGCAATGGGTAACCAAGGGACAAAAATTACTGACGGTTGAGAGTAATAACAACCTGAGTAATTACGACATCAAGGCACCGATGGCGGGATATATTAGCGCTCAGATGACAGGAGTCGGTGAACAAACTGGTGATAAAACACTATTAACTATTGCCGACACTCGCCAGCTAATTGCCGAAGTTGCGGTCTATGGCGAGATGAAAAAAGTCGTCCCTAGCGCTCCCGTTGCGCTAACCATTGGCGATACCACAGTTAATACCAACTTTTTCGATGCGCTGCCGCAGCTGACAGATAATCAGGCAAAAATTTACCGTGCTTATGTCGATAACAGCGACGGTAAATTCAGCCTAGGTCAGTTTGCTAAAGCCAGTATTTCACTCGGTACCTTTAACGCAGTCATGGCTGTTAACAAAGACGCGCTGCAAGCCTTTCGCGATTTCACCGTGGTGTACACCAAAATCGGCGAGCAATACGAAGTGCGTATGCTAGAGCTTGGTCGCGAGTCCGATGGTTGGGTTGAAATTCTCAGTGGTATCAATTCCGGTGATAGCTACGTCTCTAAAAACAGTTACATCATTAAAGCCGATATCGAAAAATCTGGCGCATCACACGATCACTAA
- a CDS encoding CusA/CzcA family heavy metal efflux RND transporter encodes MLEAILKFAIQRSKLIMILVLAVAALGIYNFTKLPIDAVPDITNVQVVINTEVAGYTPLEVEQRITYPLETALAGVPNLEYTRSVSRYGLSQVIAIFKDDTDIYFARQLVNERLSAAKSELPANAEPELGPIATGLGEIFMFTVDAIDGATNSDGSAITATQLRTVHDWIIRPQLMQVEGVVEVNPIGGFEREILVAIKPEKLMEYGLSQQDVISAIGSHNQNRGAGFIERNGAQWLIRLPGQIEDIQALNNVPVSGRGTQIITIGDVATVGEGKELRSGAATQNGREVVLSTVFMLIGENSQQVAKDVGERLAIINQNLPDGVVANAVYDRTTLVNKTLDTVKMNLTEGAILVIVILFIVLGNFRAALLTAAVIPFAMLMTVTGMVQTKTSANLMSLGALDFGLLVDGAIIIVENCMRRLSQASHNAVLPLKERLALVFDATREVIRPALFGVFIITAVYLPIFALSGVEGKMFHPMAITVVIALVSAMILSVTFVPAAIALLFKKPVVEKHNIVMSSAEKLYRPLLNIVIKARWLVIIIAVGLVSSAGFVASKLGSEFVPNLDEGDIAMHALRIPGTSLSQSIELQRELEARIAQMPEVERVFTKIGTPDVATDPMPPSVADTFVILKPRELWPNPDKLKTEVVSELEAIVTPIPGNRYEFLQPIQMRFNELLAGVRSELAVKVFGDDFETLAATGKAIEKAIAKVEGIRDVSLEQTKGLPMLTIVANDQQLAFYGLSKQALQEQLAVAMGGINVGKFYEGDKRFDIVVRLGENDRNNVDQLLNFPITLTDNQTVPLSQLATIEMVNGANQINRENGKRRVVVTANVRGRDLGSFVKDVQQAINAQVELPAGYWIEYGGTYQKLQSASERLSIVVPVTLILIIGLLLLAMGSFKDSMIIFSGVPLALTGGIFALVLRDIPFSISAAIGFIALSGIAILNGLVMVSFIRDLRVKVSLEAAIITGAVTRLRPVLTTALVASLGFIPMALNTGIGSEVQRPLATVVIGGVISSTLLTLFVLPALYRLLHKDTFSSTDSTDSTQETI; translated from the coding sequence ATGTTAGAAGCTATTCTCAAGTTTGCGATCCAGCGTAGCAAACTCATCATGATACTGGTGCTCGCCGTTGCAGCACTCGGTATTTACAACTTTACTAAGCTGCCAATAGACGCAGTGCCTGACATCACCAATGTACAGGTGGTGATTAACACCGAAGTAGCAGGTTACACGCCGCTTGAAGTCGAGCAGCGTATCACCTATCCACTAGAAACGGCGCTAGCAGGTGTGCCCAATCTTGAATACACCCGCTCGGTATCCCGATACGGCTTATCGCAAGTTATTGCGATTTTTAAAGACGATACCGATATTTACTTTGCCCGCCAGCTCGTTAACGAGCGCCTAAGCGCGGCAAAGTCTGAACTGCCAGCGAATGCAGAGCCAGAGCTTGGTCCTATCGCAACAGGGCTTGGCGAAATATTTATGTTTACCGTCGATGCCATCGACGGCGCCACCAATAGTGACGGTAGTGCCATTACGGCAACACAGCTGCGCACTGTTCACGACTGGATTATTCGCCCTCAGCTAATGCAAGTTGAAGGTGTGGTAGAGGTTAATCCGATTGGCGGCTTTGAGCGTGAAATTCTCGTTGCCATCAAGCCAGAGAAACTGATGGAATATGGCTTGTCTCAGCAAGATGTGATTAGCGCCATTGGCAGCCACAATCAAAATCGCGGCGCGGGATTTATCGAGCGTAACGGCGCTCAATGGCTGATTCGCCTGCCGGGACAAATCGAAGATATTCAGGCTCTTAACAACGTGCCAGTTTCAGGACGTGGTACACAGATCATTACCATCGGCGATGTAGCTACCGTTGGCGAAGGCAAAGAATTACGCTCTGGTGCCGCTACTCAAAATGGCCGCGAAGTGGTGTTAAGCACAGTATTTATGTTGATTGGCGAAAATAGCCAACAAGTTGCCAAAGACGTGGGTGAGCGCCTTGCTATCATCAACCAAAATCTGCCTGACGGTGTAGTCGCCAATGCGGTTTACGATCGCACAACCTTGGTCAATAAAACCCTAGACACGGTGAAGATGAACCTCACCGAAGGCGCTATCTTAGTCATCGTTATCTTATTCATCGTGTTGGGAAATTTTCGCGCCGCGCTACTTACCGCAGCAGTGATCCCATTTGCCATGCTAATGACAGTAACAGGCATGGTGCAAACCAAAACCAGTGCCAACTTAATGAGCTTGGGCGCGCTAGATTTCGGCCTCTTAGTAGATGGCGCCATTATCATTGTTGAGAACTGCATGCGCCGTCTATCTCAGGCATCTCACAACGCTGTACTGCCACTAAAAGAGCGCTTGGCCTTGGTGTTTGATGCAACGCGAGAAGTGATTCGTCCCGCGCTATTTGGCGTCTTTATTATCACCGCTGTTTATCTGCCAATCTTTGCCTTATCTGGCGTTGAAGGCAAGATGTTCCACCCAATGGCGATTACCGTAGTCATTGCACTGGTTAGCGCGATGATCTTATCCGTTACCTTTGTGCCAGCCGCTATTGCCCTATTATTCAAAAAACCGGTGGTTGAAAAGCACAATATAGTGATGAGCAGCGCCGAGAAGCTCTATCGTCCACTACTTAACATCGTCATCAAAGCCCGTTGGTTAGTGATTATTATTGCCGTAGGCTTAGTAAGCAGCGCAGGATTTGTAGCCAGTAAGCTTGGCAGCGAGTTTGTGCCTAACCTTGATGAGGGCGATATCGCGATGCACGCCCTGCGTATTCCCGGCACCTCCCTTAGCCAATCTATTGAGCTACAACGTGAGCTTGAAGCCCGTATTGCTCAGATGCCCGAAGTCGAACGCGTATTTACCAAAATTGGTACGCCAGATGTCGCCACAGATCCTATGCCGCCAAGCGTTGCCGATACCTTCGTCATCTTAAAACCACGCGAGCTATGGCCAAATCCTGACAAGTTAAAGACAGAGGTAGTGAGTGAACTCGAAGCCATAGTTACACCAATACCTGGCAACAGGTATGAATTTCTACAGCCTATTCAAATGCGCTTTAACGAGCTGCTTGCTGGCGTGCGCTCAGAGTTGGCCGTTAAAGTATTCGGCGATGATTTCGAGACGCTAGCCGCTACTGGTAAAGCCATCGAAAAAGCCATCGCTAAGGTAGAAGGTATTCGTGATGTATCACTAGAGCAAACCAAAGGTTTGCCGATGCTCACTATTGTCGCTAACGACCAGCAACTCGCCTTTTATGGCCTTAGCAAGCAAGCGTTGCAAGAGCAGCTAGCCGTTGCCATGGGTGGCATCAATGTTGGTAAGTTTTACGAAGGTGACAAGCGCTTTGATATCGTGGTGCGCCTTGGTGAGAACGATCGCAACAATGTCGATCAACTGCTTAATTTCCCTATCACCTTAACGGATAACCAGACTGTACCGTTAAGCCAGCTGGCAACTATTGAGATGGTTAACGGCGCTAATCAAATCAATCGCGAAAACGGTAAACGCCGTGTGGTGGTGACCGCCAACGTACGCGGCCGCGACCTTGGCAGTTTCGTCAAAGACGTGCAGCAAGCCATTAACGCGCAAGTGGAATTACCCGCAGGTTATTGGATTGAATACGGTGGCACCTACCAAAAACTGCAATCAGCTTCAGAGCGTTTGAGTATTGTAGTCCCTGTTACCCTGATCTTAATTATCGGCTTACTATTACTAGCAATGGGCTCATTTAAAGACTCGATGATTATCTTTAGCGGCGTACCTCTGGCGCTAACTGGCGGTATCTTTGCCCTAGTGTTGCGAGATATTCCATTCTCAATATCAGCTGCTATCGGATTTATCGCATTATCAGGCATCGCCATCTTAAATGGCTTGGTCATGGTGTCCTTTATTCGCGATTTACGCGTAAAAGTCAGTCTTGAAGCGGCGATTATCACAGGTGCTGTGACACGTTTACGCCCAGTACTCACCACAGCACTAGTGGCCTCATTGGGCTTTATCCCTATGGCGCTTAACACTGGCATAGGCTCAGAAGTACAACGCCCACTAGCCACCGTAGTGATTGGCGGCGTTATTTCATCGACGCTATTGACACTTTTTGTACTACCAGCACTTTATCGTCTGCTACACAAAGACACTTTTAGTTCAACCGATTCAACCGACTCAACACAGGAAACAATTTAG
- a CDS encoding HupE/UreJ family protein: MALTSFDVLAHGVDDKTRNFLENNSGVHILPFIYIGAKHMVTGYDHLLFLVGVLFFIRRAKEVLIYVTMFTVGHCITLMSGVLADIQVNAYLIDAIIGFSVIYKGFDNLGGFKRIFGVQPDPKKAVLIFGLFHGFGLATKIQEFGLPSDGLVPNLIAFNVGVELGQVLALIFILLAINIWRRHPSFMRFSDWTNTALMSGGIMLVGMQLTGYFIN; the protein is encoded by the coding sequence ATGGCACTGACATCATTCGATGTCCTTGCCCATGGCGTTGATGATAAGACCCGTAACTTTTTAGAAAACAACAGTGGCGTGCACATTCTGCCATTTATCTATATTGGCGCTAAGCACATGGTGACAGGCTATGATCACCTGCTATTTTTAGTGGGCGTATTGTTCTTTATCCGCCGCGCTAAAGAGGTATTAATTTACGTTACCATGTTTACCGTTGGCCACTGTATTACCCTGATGAGCGGTGTATTGGCAGATATTCAAGTCAATGCGTATCTTATCGATGCCATTATCGGTTTCTCAGTTATCTACAAGGGATTTGACAACCTTGGCGGCTTTAAACGCATCTTTGGAGTGCAGCCTGATCCGAAAAAAGCCGTGCTTATTTTCGGCCTCTTTCACGGCTTTGGCCTTGCCACCAAAATCCAAGAGTTTGGGCTGCCAAGCGATGGTCTAGTACCCAACCTTATCGCCTTTAACGTTGGGGTAGAACTTGGACAAGTACTGGCGCTGATCTTTATCTTACTCGCCATCAATATTTGGCGTCGCCACCCAAGCTTTATGCGTTTTTCAGACTGGACCAATACCGCACTCATGAGCGGCGGCATTATGCTGGTTGGCATGCAGCTAACTGGCTATTTCATCAACTAA
- a CDS encoding DUF6488 family protein, with protein sequence MKLIKAFLLLATVVTSSGAMAHGGGHGAIEGDKAVALAQTSAKMLTFKSYEMSVGKLDKSWNQVTKEQFILVEEGKENFIVKATNKANNQTLYFNVSKEGRMTEVSESASFEKAHGHQH encoded by the coding sequence ATGAAATTAATCAAAGCATTCTTACTACTAGCCACTGTTGTAACATCAAGCGGCGCAATGGCCCACGGCGGTGGTCACGGCGCTATTGAAGGCGATAAAGCTGTCGCCTTAGCCCAAACCTCAGCCAAGATGCTAACCTTTAAATCTTATGAAATGTCGGTAGGAAAATTAGATAAGTCATGGAATCAAGTCACCAAAGAGCAGTTTATCTTAGTGGAAGAAGGCAAAGAAAACTTCATCGTAAAAGCCACCAACAAAGCCAACAACCAAACCTTATACTTCAACGTCAGCAAAGAAGGCCGCATGACTGAAGTATCTGAATCAGCAAGCTTTGAAAAAGCCCATGGTCATCAACATTAA
- a CDS encoding ABC transporter ATP-binding protein/permease, producing MRSMKQVDVPDTVNWAVFKSIAPYLTEYKWRVAIAVGCLIMAKVATVYLPFVLKYIVDDLDSAKQLLAAPIALVVAYGALRLSSVLFGELRDTLFGRVTERAMRRIGLEVFNHLHKLDLNYHLNRQTGGVARDMERGITGISFVMRFMVFNIVPIFIELCFVIGVLLFNYGYSFALIIGLAVVTYVSYSVKATHWRTKFIREANAADSTSNTRAIDSLINYETVKYFGNERYEANAYDEQLAVWEQARRKNRLSLFALNGGQAFIIAIAMTSMMGLAAYRVSEGTMTIGDFVLINAFTMQIFMPLNFLGFVYREIKGSLANIEQMFSLLDKKPAIVDAKDAGELIVEKGRVQFNDIYFSYDEKRPIIKGINFAIERGQKVAVVGASGSGKSTLVKLLYRFYDVNDGAITLDGQDIKDVTQESLRAAIGIVPQDTVLFNTTLEENIRYGRPDASDDDVAQAIKLAHLEQFIESLPDKAQTTVGERGLKLSGGEKQRVAIARTILKNPHVLVFDEATSSLDSYSEQQIMAAINEVTANNTSLVIAHRLSTIVDADNIIVMKDGVIAEQGPHQQLLAKNGEYAALWELQQSEG from the coding sequence ATGCGTTCAATGAAGCAAGTGGATGTGCCTGATACAGTAAACTGGGCAGTTTTTAAAAGTATCGCGCCTTATTTAACTGAATATAAATGGCGGGTGGCTATCGCTGTTGGCTGTTTGATTATGGCGAAGGTGGCTACGGTTTATTTACCCTTTGTTCTCAAATATATCGTTGATGATCTCGACAGTGCCAAGCAGCTACTGGCTGCACCCATCGCTCTAGTTGTTGCTTATGGCGCCTTGCGATTGAGTTCGGTGTTATTTGGGGAGTTGCGCGATACCTTGTTTGGGCGAGTGACTGAACGAGCGATGCGCCGCATTGGTCTTGAAGTCTTTAATCATCTACACAAGCTCGACTTAAATTATCACCTCAATCGCCAAACAGGTGGCGTAGCCCGTGATATGGAGCGCGGGATCACTGGCATTAGTTTCGTGATGCGTTTTATGGTGTTTAACATCGTTCCCATCTTTATAGAGCTGTGCTTTGTTATTGGCGTATTGCTATTTAATTATGGTTATAGCTTTGCACTGATTATCGGCTTGGCGGTGGTGACTTATGTGAGCTATTCGGTAAAAGCAACTCATTGGCGTACCAAGTTTATTCGCGAGGCTAATGCGGCGGATTCGACTTCCAATACTCGTGCCATCGACAGTTTAATTAACTATGAAACGGTAAAATATTTTGGCAACGAGCGCTATGAAGCCAATGCTTATGACGAGCAACTTGCGGTATGGGAACAAGCGCGCCGAAAAAATCGATTATCACTGTTTGCACTAAATGGCGGCCAAGCATTTATTATCGCTATTGCTATGACATCGATGATGGGATTAGCGGCTTATCGGGTTAGTGAAGGAACCATGACCATCGGTGATTTTGTACTAATCAACGCCTTTACCATGCAAATTTTTATGCCGCTGAATTTCTTGGGCTTTGTGTATCGCGAAATTAAAGGATCGTTAGCAAACATTGAGCAGATGTTTTCACTGCTCGATAAAAAGCCAGCTATTGTCGATGCAAAAGATGCGGGTGAATTAATCGTTGAAAAGGGCAGAGTGCAATTTAACGATATTTATTTTTCCTATGACGAAAAACGCCCCATCATCAAGGGGATTAACTTTGCCATTGAGCGCGGTCAAAAGGTTGCTGTCGTTGGTGCAAGTGGCAGCGGAAAATCTACCTTGGTCAAACTGCTATATCGCTTTTACGATGTTAACGACGGCGCAATTACGCTTGACGGTCAAGATATAAAAGACGTTACCCAAGAATCTTTGCGAGCAGCCATCGGCATAGTGCCGCAAGATACCGTACTGTTTAACACCACGCTCGAAGAAAATATTCGTTACGGCAGACCAGATGCAAGTGATGATGACGTTGCACAAGCCATTAAGCTGGCGCATTTAGAGCAGTTTATTGAAAGCCTACCCGACAAAGCGCAAACCACGGTTGGTGAGCGTGGCCTTAAGCTTTCTGGCGGCGAAAAGCAGCGAGTTGCCATTGCCCGTACCATTTTAAAGAACCCTCATGTGCTGGTATTTGACGAAGCAACATCATCACTTGATAGTTACAGTGAGCAGCAAATCATGGCGGCAATTAATGAGGTCACCGCCAATAATACCAGCTTGGTAATCGCTCATCGCCTATCCACCATTGTCGATGCCGACAATATCATCGTCATGAAAGACGGCGTCATTGCCGAGCAAGGTCCCCATCAGCAGTTATTGGCGAAAAACGGTGAGTATGCAGCGTTGTGGGAGTTGCAGCAATCTGAAGGTTAA
- a CDS encoding sodium-dependent transporter, whose amino-acid sequence MNDNREQFGSRLGFILAAAGSAVGIGNLVGFPVNAAKNGGGAFLVMYALFVVALCLPVMMAELAMGRATQKGPVGAYGGLSSSTSKWRIAGLMGVLTPFMIGIFYTVISVWILGYLFMAATGDLAHLATDGTFGGFVSSNYIFAAMVGVVAIIYLILKMGVQDGIEKVSKILMPALFIMLIGLVIFVLTLDNASAGVEFYVIPEFSKITASVVNGALSQAFFSLSLGMGILITYGSYLSRKTNIASSAKMVAIADTSVAFIAGLMVMPAIFSFNPSVDPTELSDSSVSLIFVLLPKIFLALQASIGFIGASIVATLFFLLVFFAAITSLVSIIEVPVAYLMDEKKQTRQKALTTIGIFGGVLTIVASMSLGMVGFLTEMVTYGGKVKSFFDIIIDIFYDTILPLNGLLVCLFVSYRWKKHNLNQEMSDGDASYEGSLMQKYVNFSLGTFIPVILLVIFLNTVADKFFAYSLFGL is encoded by the coding sequence ATGAACGATAACAGAGAGCAGTTTGGATCTCGTCTTGGGTTTATCCTAGCTGCGGCAGGAAGCGCAGTAGGTATTGGTAACCTCGTTGGTTTCCCAGTTAATGCGGCAAAAAATGGTGGCGGTGCATTCCTCGTAATGTACGCACTTTTCGTTGTTGCCTTGTGTTTACCAGTAATGATGGCTGAATTGGCTATGGGCCGCGCCACACAAAAAGGGCCTGTTGGCGCTTATGGTGGGCTGTCTTCATCAACGAGTAAATGGCGCATCGCCGGACTCATGGGGGTCCTGACCCCGTTTATGATTGGTATTTTCTACACCGTTATCAGTGTTTGGATCTTAGGTTACCTATTTATGGCAGCCACTGGCGATCTCGCTCATTTAGCCACCGATGGCACCTTTGGCGGCTTTGTCAGTAGTAATTATATCTTTGCCGCTATGGTTGGGGTTGTTGCCATCATCTACCTAATTCTAAAAATGGGTGTACAAGACGGTATCGAGAAAGTATCTAAAATTCTCATGCCTGCACTATTCATTATGCTAATTGGTTTGGTAATTTTCGTACTAACTCTAGACAATGCCAGTGCTGGGGTTGAATTTTACGTAATTCCAGAGTTTTCAAAAATTACCGCATCGGTAGTTAATGGCGCGCTATCGCAAGCGTTTTTCTCATTGTCATTAGGTATGGGTATCTTGATTACCTACGGCTCTTACCTAAGTCGTAAAACTAACATTGCTAGTTCGGCAAAAATGGTAGCAATTGCAGATACTTCAGTGGCTTTCATCGCCGGTCTAATGGTAATGCCTGCAATTTTCTCGTTTAACCCATCGGTTGATCCAACTGAGTTAAGCGATTCATCGGTGAGCTTAATTTTCGTATTGCTACCTAAAATCTTCTTAGCGCTTCAAGCCTCAATCGGTTTTATTGGCGCAAGTATCGTTGCAACGCTATTCTTCTTGCTCGTATTCTTTGCTGCAATTACTTCGTTAGTATCTATTATCGAAGTACCAGTTGCCTACCTAATGGATGAGAAGAAACAGACTCGTCAAAAAGCACTTACCACTATCGGTATTTTCGGTGGCGTGTTAACTATTGTGGCGAGTATGTCGCTGGGCATGGTTGGCTTCTTAACAGAAATGGTAACCTATGGCGGTAAAGTTAAGTCGTTCTTCGATATCATTATCGACATTTTCTACGATACCATCTTGCCATTAAACGGTTTATTGGTGTGTTTATTTGTTAGCTATCGCTGGAAGAAACACAACTTGAATCAAGAGATGAGTGATGGCGATGCCAGCTACGAAGGTTCGTTAATGCAAAAATACGTTAACTTCTCGCTAGGCACTTTCATCCCAGTTATTCTGCTAGTGATTTTCCTAAACACCGTAGCAGATAAGTTCTTTGCTTATTCGTTATTTGGGCTCTAA